CcaacaaaaaaagataatgtgatgtatttatgtatgtacattttaaactataaaaatatgtactatttcctcttttttaacaCAGCCATTTGTGGTGATGTAGATCTTCCGCCTTCTTTAGTACTATTTCAGAAAATTGCTGTACCATTGTATAGTTGGTCATCCCCCATGAATGGACATTTAGACTGTTTCCACTTTTGCATGCTTTAATAGATGACCCTTGAGAATGGCTCCTGCATATGTGCAAGGGTTCCTCTGGGGTTTATGTTAGAAAAGGGAGTTTCTGTGTCATAGGGTTATgtacctttaaaattttaatagacaCTACCAAATGCTTATGTTGATTTTGACTATTAATGTGAGTGTCATACAAGGGTATAAAGATAATAGGAAATCCCTGTGTGAGAGGGATAAGATTAATTATGCAAGCAATTTAAGAGCAAGGCAGTGTCAGAGAGTATTAATATCTCTAAAGGTATTCTTAGGGGGAAAAGATTATGAGTTTGGGAGCTTTCAAAATAGGAAACATTGTAGGAATATATAGATGGAGTGACCAGGAGAGTTAGTAAGATTGTTCTAGACCAAGGAAATGGCACAATGAAAACTAAGGTCTAAAACAAGAGCCAGGCAGCCTACTGGAGGCATGTTTTGAGGGAGTGGTCTGGTAAGAAAGGTGAGAATTTGATTTTGTTCTTCGTCTGGAGGCCTCTGTGAACAGGTTAGTGATGGGACTTTCATTCGGCAGTGCTTCAGTACCTACTATGTACAGGGACTGAGGCCTCAGTCCTGAGCAGGGTGAGCATGCAGTGCTGCTGCCTTGAAGTGTCTGTGGAAGGTGGAACGTAAAGGAGACAGATGAGAGGTGAAGAAGCCAGTGAGGACTGGTGAGCGCAGTTATCCAGGTCTGACTTATAAGGTGGGGGAGTTTGAATCAGAAGGTTGAGATTGCATTCTGCATTCTCTTCGATATGAGGGTAGAAGTAATCGGGACTTGGCAGATTGGGCTCTGAAAGACACCTCTTCCTCATGAAGAACAGTGAGGGGATTGAGGATAGATAAAATGCGAAAGTGCATAAGTTGAAAGGGAAAAACTGAGAGACCCTAAACGATCACTATAAAGTTAAACAGCTTTAtagtatcaaaaaagaaaaaaaaccccgaATGCACTGTTAATAGCATGATTGGTTATTTTTActcctttatttatattttctctttgatccAGATTGGCCCAAGAGAGACAAGAAGcgaaagcaaagaaggaaaaatcaagaaCAGGCAACACCAGCTTGTTGGAGAAGATGGGAGTGGTGGATTTCCATGTGAAAGCTGTGCCTGGGACAGAAGTGCCAGGTCACAAAGTGAGTCTTCTCTGGTGGCCTGACTAGCCCAGGAACTGACTCTTGAGACCCTGTAAGCCTGGGCAGCAGGTCTAAAGcagttgtttttttcccttgctttgaagcAGTTAATGTACTGTGCTTATAGTCTTCAAAGTGCCTTACAGCCCTTGGGTAAGCACAGTTTTCCCCTTATTTACAAAGAGAAATCAGGAACTCAAATGGAGGCAGGTCTCCCAGGGGACAAAGGCGAGACATACAGGCAGATCCAAGTTTGCCTTCTTAACGGCGGGTGTTTTTGTGTGGCATCCTACATAGTTTATATGGGATTGATAGctgccccaattttttttttctttctcttttctttctttatacacTTTTTTGAGGACTCATGTTTCATTTTCAGAAGATTAAACCCAAAAGTAATCATGGCCTACTGTgagtttaaatgtttttaaagttatatttatgCAGAGTGGTTAATCTTTCAGATTTATGATATATATAgtaaatacattctttttttttcttttagaattggGTTGTGAGTAAATTTGGAAGAGTCTTACCTGTCCTTCACCTAAAGAATCAACATAAACgtaaaatatccttcaaaattgGCCTTTCAGAGTAACTGTTATTTAACAGTGATTGATACTTGGATAAATTTACTTCCTACCTTTAGAATTTCCCTCCCTCTGTCAGTAAATGTTTAGGTGTTTAACAGTTTTAATGTTCCCAGTTTCTAGGCAAGGTAAGACCTACCCACCTACATGTATGAGACAGTTAGAGAATAATGAGAGAATGTGATAAGGTTTTGTGCAAGTAAGTGATAGAAACAATGGTTGTCAAAGAAGCATATCTTAATTTATATGTCCTTCCTTTCATTTGACATGATTCAGAGCCATTGGTAAAAGAGCTCAAGTAGGGCGAGGGAACACAGGGTCCTTGTTAAAGAAGGCTTTGGAGGAATTGGGGTAGGTTTTACATTCGTAGACAAAAtataggaaagaggaaaatggtaGATTGAAGTATGTAGACGGGCAGGAGAATGGTGGGTAGAGAAATAGTATGGAATGCAGGATGAGTAAATTCAGGTGCCCGTTCCCTTGAGGACATGAGTTCAGATTCCTAGCATCATGGACTTGTGGGCAGAGGGTGTGGCTTGGGTATCCTGTAGCTTCAACCATGTGTCAGTCGGAAGCAGAAGCAGTTCCAGGTACTTCGAACAGAGCAGATGTATACATGCAATTGGTTTAAAAGTGCTGGAGGAGCAAGAAGCTGATGATGGTCAGGTTGTCCAGAGATTAATAACTGCAGCAAACCACTAGCCTGGGGCTAGAGAAGCAGAAAGGGCATGTTCTTATGGCTTACAGCTACTGTGCCACTGCGGTCCCTGGAGCCCTGGCCAAAGCCGGTGTTTCTACTATCCTTGCCAGTGGCACTAAAATCAGGGAAACACtgacttctttcttcctctccacgTGCCGGCTTCCCACTAGTGGCAGCCACTGAACAAAGAGGAGGGTATTGACAGACAGTGTGAAGCTGAGAGACAGTGGACACTGGCACACCTCACATATTTGGCATGTGTTCAGTAGATACTAAATGAACAGAGACTTTTCAGGAGTAATAGCTTGAAGCAACTTACACTTGCCTATTTACACGTTTTAGGAAATCAGCAAATGCCAGCTGTCATCACAGCGTGTTGACATCAACAAGAATCTTTCTGGATAACAGGCCTGGTAAAGAATTACTAACTTTCTGTTAAAGACCTAAAGAATGTACTACAGACAGTGAGTTGAATGTAAAATGGATGTTACTGAGCTAGGAGAATCAGAGTTAGGATGGGTCAGTATCAAGAAGGCAGGAATGGCCAAAAGAATTGGAGACTCAAGGGTGCGCAGTGTCTAGCTGTACTCCTGTGGATTCCCCTCTGTATTCTGCTTTAGAGTATCAGCTCAGTGGATGCATTTCTCGGATTTACAGAAAACATTCTTGGGGCCTCTGTATCTAGAATAAAATCTGAATCAGTTTGCTGTAATACTTATGTACAACCCAAGTAATTCCTTCTGATTAATACTAATGGTGCTTGGTTTTAACTCTGGACATGGCATAGAAAACTCAATTTCAAAGACCCTGTGGTCACCTAGTGAAGTCCTTGTTTTGTCTGACAGGAAACTGAGGGTTAAACAGTATTCCTGTTACTTCACCAGATTGATAGGTTTTCCTAAAACCTagcatctttgttttgttccttgACTTTTGGTAACATCATAAAGTATGATCCATCAAAATACTGCCACAACTTAAAGAAGATAGGGGAGGATTTCACAAATGCCACCCCTATATCCAACCTCACTTGGGAACTGGAAGGAGGAAATGATCCTATGAGTAAGAAACGGCGAGGAGAGTTCTCTGACTTTCACAGCCCTCCCAAGAAGATGATAACAGTGCAGAAGGATGAGAGTTCCACTGCATCTCTGGCTATGAGACTAAGACCCAGTAGGGTAATGGAGAGTCTATCCTCAACACAGCAACAGGCAGCACAGAAAACACCCTGTGATCTCATTACTCTGCCTAAATCACCCCAGGTACCTGATTCTGAGAGCCAGAAACTTAAACATGTATTTTTTCAGACTTCTGGCTTGGAGACCACCAGGAACAGAAATAACTTGTCTGATGATGATATCGATTCTGAAGATGAATTAAGACTAATGATtgcaagagaggaaaaagagagagctaTATGGTCTTCAGTAAATAAATCTGAAGATGATCACTTTGAAGTTGTTAGGGATGATTTCAAATCAGATGTTCACAAACTTCATTCTTTATCAGGTTTAGGCATCAAAAATAATGTCTCCTGCCTTGATAGTGAAGATGTTTTGAGAAATGATAGTGACTGTGATTCAGGAGATACAGATGAAATCAttgcaatgaaaaaaaatgtcAGGAAGGTCAAAAACAGTACAGAATTTTCACAAATGGAAAAGTCTATACAcaagaaatctttgaaaaatagaaaaaaccatGTGCCTTCTGATGATCGTATTAAAGTACACAAAGGAAAAACCAACATAGAGCTAGCCATCAGTCAAGAAGTTAAGCCTCTTGGTTGTAAGTCTCCGTCCGACTTTAGTAGCAGTGAAAATGCTGATTctatatcagaatcacctgagtcTGAAGACGATGAGGAGTATAACGCCATGATGAGAAACTGTGCACGTGTGAATCTCACTTTAGGTGATTTGGAACAGTTGGCTGGCAGTGACCTGGAGGCTCCAAAAGAAGACACTGAGAGCGATGGCCAGGAAACCACCACCAAGTGTGACAGGGCCTCCAAAAGCCGCAGGACTCCCTGTAGCCTCCACACAGGTCGACAGTGTATTCATCCTGGGGAGATTGTGGCTTCCCTTTTAAAAGAAGACAACACCCatggaaaacagaaaccaaaggCAAACAACTTAAAGCCAAAATTCCAGGCTTTCAAGGGAATAGGCTGTCTCTATGGAAAGGAATCAGTGAAAAAATCCATGAAAAAGATCATTGCCTCTAACAATAATACTAAAGATCAGAATTGCTTGAAACCTGAGGATCCTGGTGGCATATTCATGGAACTGGGGCCCCCGTATGCTAATGGCTCATCAGGTGAACTGACTCCTTTCCAACATGCAAAGAAGGCAAATGATCCAACCCATATTCAACCTCAAAAGAGCCAGGATCACAAGGTGGTGTCCCCTAACAGTTCAGAAGAGAGAAGTGGAGATCCTGTTTCTAGTCTTTTGCCATTAACAGGTAAGAAATCTTTAAGTCTTGGTGCAAAGACTCCAAAGATAGgctctgaggaagactgttgccaCAGGACGGCAAAGACAGGAGAGGGCTCCAGAAAGAGGCCAGATCTGAGCAGCTGCACAGCCCCTGAGACATGGCCTGAGGCCGCCTCCAGGAGGGACACTCAAGGAAGCAAAACTGACCCCGCACTTTCTATTAAAAGTCCATCCAGTGTTAATGCTAAGGATAAGCATGCTGAAGACAATCAGAAGCGTTTGGCAGCCTTAGCGGCGAGGCAGCGAGCAAGAGAAGCACAAAAGCAGCTGGTTCACGATGCTCTGGCAAACGTGGTGAGTGTGTGTTCAGTGTGGGTCTACCAAGTGCTCTCAGTCCTCCCTTCTTACCATGAGCATAGCATGCCCCTGTAGAGCTCAGTGACTTGGCACCCACCAGTTTTGTGTTTTGTGTCCTTGAGTTAGAAGCTTTTATCACCCTATACCTTTAGTATATCCCAAAAGAAGTGAGACTGGATTCTGCTTActaaagatgtttttaattttttatctaaagttttttcataatttcctttcctttagaaGCTATAACTGGTATAGTTAAGTGATACATCTTAGTATGTCTGAATTTACATAGAAATCACTTGCCAAATGATTTCTGTCTTACCAAGGTTTACTATAATGAGcctttattcattttctgaaCAATCGTTAGGTACATGTGAGGTTCCAGGCCTTCACAGTAAGTGCTGGATTTATAGAATGAGGGTTGTGGTCTGTGCCTCAGGTGGTTATTGAGTCATAGTGTAGTGGGCAGAAGGTCGCAGTTTAGTTCCACAGGCAGAGAGCAGTATGCCTGTGTGCCCTGGCAGCACACGGAAGCACCAGCTCTGCAGGAGGATGTGTGGAGGGGCTTCCTCAGCCTGAACTGAGTGTGGTGTGAAAGGGTCAGTGGGAACTGGTTGGGCAGAAGTAAGAgggtgggaagggagaagaaaggcatTCTTCTTTAAGGGAGCAGTTTGTCCAAAAGTGAGTATTTGTAGTCAGTGTTCCTAAAATGTATATAGCATGAGGTGGCAAGAAATGGGGCTAGAGAGATTAGTAGGGGCAAGTTGTGAAGAGGCTACCGAGGTTGGACTTTATTCTTAAGGCAGTGAAAACACTGAAGAATTTAACCAAGGGGAAGAGAAGTAGTTGGCTATACATTGGAACAGGAGTAGGCAAACTGCAGCTGGCAGGCCATCTGGCCTATGGCCTGTTTTGGTATAGCCttcaagctaagaatggtttttacatttttaaagggtttaaAAGAAGAATGCAGGGCTGAAACcatatgtggcctgcaaagcctaaaatatttactctctggcccttgaCAGAAACAGTTTGCCAGCATCTGTTTGGGAAAGGTTGTTCAGGCCGTGACGAGAACAGCAAATTGAATGGGGCAGATCTGGACCCGGGACAGCCTGTAGGAGGTCATGAACCAGAAGCAAGGCAGTGACAGTGGGAACATATTTAAAAGATACCAAGAAGATCCAGTTGATGGAACTTGGTGATCAACTGGATATAGAGAGAGAAGTCATAAGTTTCCATCTTGGGAAACAAGTGGATGATGTTGGCATTCACTAGATAAGAAAATAGGATGGGCAGTAGATTtggcaggaggaggagatgaagggTTGTCTTAAGGTGTAATGCTTTTGACAACTGCTCTAGGATGGTCATCCAGAGGACAAGCCAACACACATCATCTTTGGTTCAGACAGTGACAGTGAAACAGAGGAGGCATCCACTCAGGAGCAAAGCCATCTGGGGATGGAACCAGTGAAAGTAAGTTGTTCAGGATGCCCGTGTGGGCATTCTTCTACCTTTGCAGATTCATTTCTACCTGTTGCATACCAAGACCTCCACACAACTGCCAGGCTCAACATAAAATCCTCCAGCAACCACGATGAGACCCAGGACTCCCCCGACCACCACACATGGAGACTACAGGGACTTTGGAGATTTTCTCCCACATGAATCTCTCCCCACATCTGCAGAGTGAAACCCTGCAGAAGGTGTTCTCACACATAATAACTGTTCCCCACCCCCCATCCAGGCTGCTTTGGGAGCCTCTGGATTCGTGACCCAAGAGGCCGAGTATATATCACAGAGTCAGGAGTTTCCATCCTAACCAGCATTCATCCTTTCCTGGAAGATGCTCCTTGGTTGTTGTTTCTTAAATACGAGGGGGAAGATTACATATTGAAGGAAGTGTTGATTGCATCAGTTATTAATAAACATTTCTGTCTTGTCTTCATCTGAGTAACAGGAGTCCGTGGGTAGAGCATCTGGGAAGCTGTTTGACAGCAGCGATGATGAGGAATCTGGTTCCGAAGATGATAGTAACAGGTTCAGAATTAAACCTCAGTTTGAGGGCAGAGCTGGACAGAAGGTTAGtgaagactgaaaataaaacctGCATTGTGTCCTTACTTTTCGACAGCATCCTTAAATCTAGGTGAATGCAGACAGACCTTGACCTGCACCTTAGTGTTTAGGTGTCTATTTTGGGAGTGAGTCCTCTTTGACCCTCTCTCATTGGTTCAAGGGTAGTTGAGGTTATACAAACATTAATATAGTGAATTTCAGGGCATGGGATATCCACTTGTAGGGCCTTCTTTCAAAGTGACTTCTTGGGAATATGGTCATCAATTGTGTATGTGTTTTGTCTGTGCAGCTCATGCATTTGCAGTCTCACTTTGGCACTGATGACAGATTTCGCATGGACTCCCGATTTCTAGAAAGTGACAGTGAAGAGGAACAGGAAGGTAAATTGTCCAAACAATTCTGATGTCAGAGCTGGGGGACCCTGAGAAGTTACCAAATGTAGTTCCTTCACTTAAGATATACAgaaactgggggccagcccagtggcgcagcggttaagtgcgcacgttccgcttttcagcggcctggggttcgccggttcggatcccaggtgcagacatggcactgcttggcaagccatgctgtggtaggtgtcccacatataaagtagaggaagatgggcacggatgttagctcagggctaatcttcctcgggaaacaaaaaatagagagagagaaactgtacCTCACGACATTGAATTTCAGAGCTTACGATCCAATGTTTAGCTTACTCAATACTCCTTGAGTTTGTTcatacatattaatttatttagaaaattttaattacttgACGCTGCCAGAAAGGACAGGAATAGATAATTTCCGCTAAAGGCACCACCTTCCTCTGTCCCTTCCCTGGCATAAGAGAGAAGGCGAGGTCCCTCCTTGGCAGTAGATTGGCAGGTCTGGGTGAGGCCATGGAAGATATTTAACTCTCACCTGGCTTTCTAAAAGGAAGAGTGTTCATCTTCCCTCCGCTCTATGTGCTAGGTGCAGGTTTTTAAAAGCCCTGTACTGTTGAAAGCCATTCTACTTGAATTCATCCTTATTTGAATATATCTTATAGTAATGATGCTATCAGAAGCATACTAATTCTGTTCCTTTTTACTTCCTAAAGCTTTTTTCACAGCCTTGGTTCCAAACTTCCTTATAAGACCTACTCTTATCCTTTTTGAAAGACCACACCTCCTACTTGACCAAGAGGACGGCCACCTCGAGtgagctccctccttccctctccaatCTCAGAATTTCTGTCCTTACTCCTTTTCCTGTCCTTCCTGAGTTCATCTAATCTGCATCTCACTCCCCCCATTCATACCTCCTGTTTTCCCCTTTCTCATGTGCATCTCTTCATCCTGCCCTTTCCTTCTAACTCCTTCCTGTTTCTACAGACATGGTTAGGTCTCAGGTCCCCAAAAAGCCATTTCTTCAACCCTGTCAGTTTTCAAGGTGCTACTCTAGTCTGTTTTCCAGTTctaaacttgaaaaataaaaataaactcagaagCAGTTGGCTTTGTATTGAACACAATCTCTGATTTGACTCGATTCTTTGAGATGATTATTACGTGTATTACACATTTCTGGAAACCAGGGTTGAGAGAGAAAATTCTCCAGGGTCCACACCCATAAGAAGCTTATGCTTCTGAGCTTCTCACTCAGAATTCCATGTTGAAAACAGGAATGGCATAACCTTGGGAATAGCCCGCATTTAGAAGCCGCATTTAGAGGATACTTTCGTAACTTCTGCCACTTTTGTCTGTCTCCTTACAACTCTTCTGGTATGTGTCCCTTCAAAGCTGTGAACAACCACTTCACCAAATGCAGTGGCATTTTCTTAAGCTTTGAGCTCTTCAGTCTGCTGGTAGCATTTGTCACTGTTAGCCACTTCCTCTTGAAAGGTTCTCTTCCCTTTGCTTCCATTGCACCataacttccttattttcttcttaattcttgGTTCCTCATTTTCCCTTTGCCTACAGATGTAGGCTCTCCCAAGTTTCTGTCAGTCCTTATGGCTTTGGCCGTCTCTTGGACATGAGTGTTTTCCAGATTTGGGCCGTCTTTGCTCCTGACTGTTGTGCTGAGCTCCCACCTGTTCTTTTCTCAATGCCTGATCATTATTTCTCAGAGACGTTCCTGTGAGAACAAGGAGGTCTCAGCAAGTCCCAAGCCGACCTCCTCAGCTCCTCTGGgcccttctgtttctctggatggCACTTCCATTCTCAGGGCAGACAGAGAACCTCtgccttgtttttttcctttccagctttTCAGGCACAATCTTTTGTGAATTGAGGAGACTGTCCTGCAAAATAAGTGGTGTGGCCAGCCTACAAACACCTTGAGCCCTTTCCAGCATTGTGTTCTACTTCCTAATGGTCATTATGAAGTTGAAATTGAAATGCTGCTTTTCAGAGTCAAAAGTTGTTGAATATTAGCAGTTTCATGTGGTTCAACCTAATGCAGTGCAAACTCTTTGCACTTTCTTGCTTCAATATATCTGTTCATTTTGTTTCCTACACCTGGCATGCCCTCCTTCTACCCCTAGGCAGCCACTTTGTCTCTCCTGCCTTAGATTCTGCCTGTTTATAAAGCATTTCTTGATCCAGTTGAACATAATCTCTGCCTCCTTGGAACTTTTAGAAACTTTGGAGGCATCACTGTACAGAACTTAAATCAGCATCTTGTTCTAGTTTCTGTTACTTGGTTGTTTATATCCTCAAGGAGGTTGAAAGGGTCTTTAAGGCTTAgacttcttttgtatttctgtctaTAATCCAAAGTAGCTGTTTAACTTTGTTCTCTCATATTTGTCTGTTTCTAGTAGTTGAAGATAACAGCTTATAGGGTTCCATGATGCCCCTGTGTGGAGGGCCTATGACTCTCTTCCTGATGTATTTATTACTGAATCAAAGGCTGAAACAACTATCTACTAACATATTAATAATCATTAAAATTACCATCTTTCACTATCTTTCATTTTTGGATTTACATGTAATTTAGATtacatttttagaatttaaaaaaatcgaAGAGTCTGTAATCACTTTAGCTTTGTAACTATCTTGCTCTATGTTTGCCAGTCTTTACCCTAAAAAACTTTTAGACTTTATGCTCAAAGCCGTTAAATCCAGATTTGATTTTCATAATTGCAAACAGAAGTGGAACTTTTTGTTTGCTGGTCATGCAATTTCTGAATTCACTGTGGCGTTGAGGGTCCTGAAAATAGGGAGGTTAGCAAAATTAGGCTTTACTTTTCATCTTCCTATCTTAGTGTGCTTTGCATATGTTTGGGTGATTGATAGATATTTGATGATTGAGACTTCTCAAGTTATGTTTGCCAAGAGATCACTAATTATCCTTTTCCCTCtaagagataaatgaaaagaaaactgccGAGGAAGAAGAGCTTGCTGCAGAGAAGTTGAAAGCCCTAAATGTTGTGCAGAGTGTTTTGCACATCAACTTAAGCAATTCTGTGAGCAAAGGATCGGTAGCTGCTAAGAAATTTAAGTATGGTTTATGTTCTATCCCAttccatcctgttttcctttgctatAAATGCCTTCTTGAACTCAGTTTAAAATTAGGCCATTTTAAACTTCCTGGGGAGGGCAGTTGGCCATGTGTATCagactcttaaaaatatatttacctttgACCCAAAGATTTACTTCAAGAAATGaatcttaaattatttctgtctttatgtACTTAGATGTCATAGCAGCATTGCTTCCATTAGTGAAACAGTTTGACAGTGGCTTAAATTTAACTGTAAAACTACATAAATGTAACTGTTtcttacagaaaattttaaacataatttaggGAGACCAGTGTAGTGAAACCCCTGTACCATCGCCCAGCTTCTACCATACCAGCATGTGACCAGTCTCCTCTTCTACACCTTTCCTCACTTGCCCTGCTTTCCCCACTGAAACATGTTATACAAATCCAATAGTATATCATTTTATCTCTATATACTTTA
The DNA window shown above is from Equus asinus isolate D_3611 breed Donkey chromosome 23, EquAss-T2T_v2, whole genome shotgun sequence and carries:
- the NOL8 gene encoding nucleolar protein 8; translated protein: MKADRETKRLFVGGLGANISEADLRNQFSRFGEVSDVEIIARKDEQGNLQKVFAYINIRVAEADLKKCMSVLNKTKWKGGTLQIQLAKESFLHRLAQERQEAKAKKEKSRTGNTSLLEKMGVVDFHVKAVPGTEVPGHKNWVVSKFGRVLPVLHLKNQHKRKIIKYDPSKYCHNLKKIGEDFTNATPISNLTWELEGGNDPMSKKRRGEFSDFHSPPKKMITVQKDESSTASLAMRLRPSRVMESLSSTQQQAAQKTPCDLITLPKSPQVPDSESQKLKHVFFQTSGLETTRNRNNLSDDDIDSEDELRLMIAREEKERAIWSSVNKSEDDHFEVVRDDFKSDVHKLHSLSGLGIKNNVSCLDSEDVLRNDSDCDSGDTDEIIAMKKNVRKVKNSTEFSQMEKSIHKKSLKNRKNHVPSDDRIKVHKGKTNIELAISQEVKPLGCKSPSDFSSSENADSISESPESEDDEEYNAMMRNCARVNLTLGDLEQLAGSDLEAPKEDTESDGQETTTKCDRASKSRRTPCSLHTGRQCIHPGEIVASLLKEDNTHGKQKPKANNLKPKFQAFKGIGCLYGKESVKKSMKKIIASNNNTKDQNCLKPEDPGGIFMELGPPYANGSSGELTPFQHAKKANDPTHIQPQKSQDHKVVSPNSSEERSGDPVSSLLPLTGKKSLSLGAKTPKIGSEEDCCHRTAKTGEGSRKRPDLSSCTAPETWPEAASRRDTQGSKTDPALSIKSPSSVNAKDKHAEDNQKRLAALAARQRAREAQKQLVHDALANVDGHPEDKPTHIIFGSDSDSETEEASTQEQSHLGMEPVKESVGRASGKLFDSSDDEESGSEDDSNRFRIKPQFEGRAGQKLMHLQSHFGTDDRFRMDSRFLESDSEEEQEEINEKKTAEEEELAAEKLKALNVVQSVLHINLSNSVSKGSVAAKKFKDIIRYDPTRHDHATYERKRDDKPKESKAKRKKKREETEKLPEVSKEMYYNIATDLKDIFQTTKDASAKEDAVPWNEDCGGENAEEVHDPAALTTGAEQPGGFTFSFFDADSKDVKEETYSVETLKPGKIAWQGAPRFQDSSSEEDNVTEETDETKPSPGEVSLPEKETTRFFFFSKNDERLHGSALFWRGVGSNISSSSWEARTNNLRMDCQKKHKDAKRRVKPKS